From Patescibacteria group bacterium, a single genomic window includes:
- a CDS encoding adenylate kinase produces MRYIERYRPKEGEGHNKILVITGVPGSGKDFLLSEAVKQGIIPSSVRMFSFGEELFAYLKTIHPQIQIRDDVRTLLTQDDVWQGVIGVIDKLIQAQPAILNTHVVYRQRESLITNPNVDKRMHPAGYLFVWSEPNQIAEWRARDISRGRPPESIDDIALHQDIALEVVSVVARHTGACLKTVWNRTDNVADNLALIQERARELTP; encoded by the coding sequence ATGAGGTATATAGAAAGATATAGACCAAAAGAAGGAGAAGGACATAATAAGATACTTGTTATAACTGGCGTTCCCGGATCAGGAAAAGATTTTCTTTTGTCGGAAGCAGTAAAACAAGGTATAATCCCTTCTTCAGTTAGGATGTTCAGCTTCGGAGAAGAATTATTTGCTTATTTAAAAACAATCCATCCACAGATACAGATAAGAGACGACGTTCGAACATTATTAACTCAAGATGATGTTTGGCAAGGGGTAATTGGAGTAATAGACAAATTAATACAAGCACAACCAGCAATACTTAATACCCATGTTGTTTATCGGCAAAGAGAAAGCCTTATTACAAATCCCAATGTTGATAAGAGAATGCACCCCGCAGGTTATTTATTCGTATGGAGTGAACCTAATCAAATAGCAGAATGGCGAGCACGCGACATATCGAGGGGGAGACCGCCTGAATCAATAGATGACATCGCATTGCATCAAGATATTGCATTGGAAGTTGTATCTGTGGTGGCAAGACATACAGGTGCATGTCTCAAAACTGTTTGGAATCGAACTGATAATGTTGCAGATAATTTAGCTCTAATACAGGAACGAGCAAGAGAACTCACCCCTTAA
- the rdgB gene encoding non-canonical purine NTP pyrophosphatase: MKKIYFVTTNQYKFEKFTQAISIPGIEIEQLSEETPEIQAPNNRQIAEFSAWFTAQKINLPVITEDVGLYIQTLRGFPGPYLNQIEKWIETDGFLQLLLNKKDRSAYWEYAISYCEPRQTPKTFYTHQKGSIAKEAKGNSGWYMDKIFIPEGQVKTISELLDNREYVRNDDHYLQLKEYLLKLGK; the protein is encoded by the coding sequence ATGAAGAAAATTTATTTTGTTACTACAAATCAGTATAAGTTCGAAAAATTCACTCAAGCGATTAGCATTCCAGGTATTGAAATTGAACAATTATCAGAAGAAACACCGGAAATACAAGCACCTAATAACCGTCAAATTGCAGAATTCTCGGCCTGGTTTACTGCTCAGAAAATTAATCTTCCTGTTATAACAGAAGATGTTGGCTTGTACATACAAACTTTAAGAGGTTTCCCCGGTCCATACCTTAATCAGATTGAAAAATGGATAGAGACAGATGGTTTCTTGCAGCTTCTACTTAACAAAAAAGATCGATCAGCATATTGGGAATACGCAATTTCCTACTGTGAACCTAGACAAACTCCTAAAACATTTTATACACATCAAAAGGGAAGCATAGCAAAAGAGGCAAAAGGAAACAGCGGTTGGTATATGGATAAAATTTTTATTCCAGAAGGACAAGTAAAAACTATTTCAGAATTATTAGATAACAGAGAGTATGTTAGAAATGATGACCATTATCTGCAATTAAAAGAATATTTATTAAAACTGGGAAAATAA